One genomic window of Halolamina sediminis includes the following:
- a CDS encoding aminotransferase class V-fold PLP-dependent enzyme: MATHDSPALDVDAIREDFPILDRKVGGDVTVPGPDENDDTPLYYLDNAATSHTPKQVVEAMTEFYYEYNSNVHRGIHSLSQEASVAYEEAHDRAAEFVGADGREEIVFTKNTTEAFNLVAYTWGLTELEPGENVVTTQMEHHASLVTWQQLCEKQGAEIRYVEIDDDGRLDMDDLREKVDDDTAMVSTVHVSNTLGTINPVSEITDIAHEHGALSFIDGAQAVPTRPVDVGAIDADFYAFSGHKMLGPTGIGVLYGKEHLLEELPPFLVGGAMIRRVEFGGSTWEDLPWKFEAGTPPIAEAVGLTAAIDYLEDVGMDAIERHESELAAYAYDRLSEFDDVEIYGPREERGGLVGFNLEGVHAHDLSSILDDHGVAVRAGDHCTQPLHDVLGVPASTRASFYLYNRKEEIDELIDAVDTARELFA; encoded by the coding sequence ATGGCTACCCACGATTCGCCGGCGCTCGACGTCGACGCCATCCGCGAGGATTTCCCCATCCTCGACCGGAAAGTCGGCGGCGACGTGACCGTTCCCGGCCCCGACGAGAACGACGACACGCCGCTGTACTACCTCGACAACGCCGCGACGAGCCACACGCCGAAGCAGGTCGTCGAGGCGATGACGGAGTTCTACTACGAGTACAACTCCAACGTCCACCGCGGCATCCACAGCCTGAGTCAGGAGGCCTCCGTGGCCTACGAGGAGGCCCACGATCGCGCGGCCGAGTTCGTCGGCGCCGACGGCCGCGAGGAGATCGTGTTCACCAAGAACACGACCGAGGCGTTCAACCTCGTCGCCTACACGTGGGGGCTGACCGAACTCGAACCCGGCGAGAACGTCGTCACCACGCAGATGGAGCACCACGCCTCCCTCGTCACGTGGCAGCAGCTCTGTGAGAAGCAGGGCGCGGAGATCCGCTACGTCGAGATCGACGACGACGGCCGGCTGGACATGGACGACCTCCGGGAGAAGGTCGACGACGACACCGCGATGGTCAGCACGGTCCACGTCTCGAACACGCTCGGGACGATCAACCCTGTCTCCGAGATCACCGACATCGCCCACGAGCACGGCGCGCTCTCGTTCATCGACGGCGCGCAGGCCGTCCCCACCCGTCCCGTGGACGTGGGCGCGATCGACGCCGACTTCTACGCCTTCTCGGGCCACAAGATGCTCGGCCCGACGGGGATCGGCGTGCTGTACGGCAAGGAACACCTCCTCGAAGAGCTCCCGCCGTTCCTCGTCGGCGGCGCGATGATCCGCCGCGTGGAGTTCGGCGGGTCGACGTGGGAGGATCTCCCTTGGAAGTTCGAGGCGGGCACCCCGCCGATCGCCGAGGCCGTCGGGCTCACCGCCGCGATCGACTACCTCGAGGACGTGGGGATGGACGCGATCGAGCGCCACGAGTCCGAACTCGCGGCGTACGCCTACGACCGGCTGAGCGAGTTCGACGACGTCGAGATCTACGGCCCGCGCGAGGAGCGCGGCGGGCTCGTGGGGTTCAACCTCGAGGGCGTCCACGCCCACGACCTCTCCTCGATCCTCGACGACCACGGCGTCGCGGTCCGCGCGGGCGACCACTGCACCCAACCGCTGCACGACGTACTGGGCGTCCCCGCCTCCACGCGTGCCTCGTTCTATCTCTACAACCGCAAGGAGGAGATCGACGAGCTGATCGACGCCGTCGACACGGCGCGGGAGCTGTTCGCGTAG
- a CDS encoding ArsR/SmtB family transcription factor, translating to MASDEIIEVLGNKYNPEILEAADEPKSAQELSDQLDVPIATCYRRIEELTEADLLELHDRPLSEEHRRIKVYRRCVDEISIDFRDGLSVELEQRSDVTNKLDEVWRRMSQS from the coding sequence ATGGCCTCGGACGAGATCATCGAGGTGCTCGGGAACAAGTACAACCCGGAGATCCTCGAAGCGGCGGACGAGCCAAAGTCCGCTCAGGAGCTCTCCGACCAACTGGACGTCCCGATCGCGACCTGCTACCGCCGGATCGAGGAGCTGACGGAGGCGGACCTGCTCGAACTCCACGACCGGCCGCTCTCGGAGGAACACCGGCGGATCAAGGTGTACCGCCGCTGTGTCGACGAGATATCGATCGACTTCCGGGACGGGCTGAGCGTCGAACTCGAACAGCGCTCGGACGTGACCAACAAGCTCGACGAAGTCTGGCGCCGGATGTCCCAGAGCTAG
- the thpR gene encoding RNA 2',3'-cyclic phosphodiesterase: MRLFFAIDLPDNLRAPFTALQGDLAAADGLSFTDPIQAHLTMKFLGDTAAEDDAADDEPTVADAKAAGAAAVDAADLSPFEVEVGGLGAFPSAEYISVVWAGVRDGAADLKALAAALERETTDRGFDAADNPFTPHVTLARMNDVRGKELVQDRLRNTDPTVGRFTAEELRLKRSILGDDGAVHETIARFPL; this comes from the coding sequence ATGCGCCTGTTCTTCGCGATCGACCTGCCCGACAACCTTCGGGCGCCGTTCACCGCGCTGCAGGGCGATCTCGCCGCCGCCGACGGGCTCAGCTTCACCGACCCCATACAGGCACACCTGACGATGAAGTTCCTCGGCGACACCGCGGCCGAGGACGACGCGGCCGACGACGAACCGACCGTCGCCGACGCGAAAGCCGCCGGTGCGGCGGCAGTCGACGCGGCCGACCTCTCGCCGTTCGAGGTGGAGGTGGGCGGCCTCGGCGCGTTCCCCTCCGCGGAGTACATCTCGGTGGTCTGGGCCGGCGTCCGCGACGGCGCGGCCGACCTCAAAGCGCTCGCGGCCGCACTCGAAAGGGAGACCACCGACCGGGGGTTCGACGCGGCGGACAATCCCTTCACGCCGCACGTCACGCTCGCCCGGATGAACGACGTCCGCGGGAAAGAGCTCGTGCAGGACCGCCTCCGGAACACCGACCCCACAGTCGGCCGCTTTACCGCCGAAGAGCTCCGGCTGAAGCGTTCGATCCTCGGCGACGACGGCGCGGTGCACGAGACGATCGCACGGTTCCCGCTCTGA
- a CDS encoding iron-sulfur cluster assembly scaffold protein gives MSGSDMYRQQILDHYKNPRNYGEMPDPDFSHVGENPSCGDTIQVDVKLADDDETIEAVSFSGDGCAISQAAASLLTQELPGTSIEELHEMDTDDIVDLLGVDISPMRIKCAVLARQVAQDGAKLYRGEIEEKDRTITEE, from the coding sequence ATGAGTGGCTCGGACATGTACCGCCAGCAGATCCTCGACCACTACAAGAACCCCCGGAACTACGGGGAGATGCCCGACCCGGACTTCTCCCACGTCGGGGAGAACCCCTCCTGTGGGGACACCATCCAGGTCGACGTGAAGCTGGCCGACGACGACGAGACGATCGAGGCGGTCTCCTTCAGCGGCGACGGCTGTGCGATCTCACAAGCCGCGGCGTCGCTGTTGACCCAGGAGCTCCCGGGTACGAGCATCGAGGAACTCCACGAGATGGACACCGACGACATCGTCGACCTCCTCGGCGTCGACATCTCGCCGATGCGGATCAAGTGCGCCGTGCTCGCCCGGCAGGTCGCCCAGGACGGCGCGAAGCTCTACCGCGGCGAGATCGAGGAGAAGGACCGGACGATCACCGAGGAGTAG
- a CDS encoding RAD55 family ATPase, with the protein MVDVTETGVDGLDSILNGGIVENSTVLVSGNPGTGKSIFGIQYLHTGVKEFDEKGIYISFEENAEDIRQAAESVGFEDWGEMVENGDIKVYDKSTMLREEDFNTAIDRLLQDFAGTTYDRLVLDSLTMFSLFFDDEKENRTYLLKFSDILKKNGLTSLLINEQGAVFPETEIGLENFLTDGNIYFIQTPTDNGVNRYVWVAKMRKQDINTDIFPMEIGEGGITVYERAGGFSMMGNEERPQF; encoded by the coding sequence ATGGTCGACGTGACCGAGACCGGCGTCGACGGTCTCGACTCTATTCTCAACGGCGGCATCGTCGAGAACTCGACGGTCCTGGTCAGCGGCAACCCCGGTACGGGCAAGAGCATCTTCGGCATCCAGTACCTCCATACCGGGGTGAAGGAGTTCGACGAGAAGGGTATCTACATCTCCTTCGAGGAGAACGCCGAGGACATCAGGCAGGCTGCGGAGTCGGTCGGCTTCGAGGACTGGGGCGAGATGGTCGAGAACGGCGACATCAAGGTGTACGACAAGTCGACGATGCTCCGGGAGGAGGACTTCAACACCGCGATCGACCGCCTGCTGCAGGACTTCGCCGGCACCACGTACGACCGGCTGGTGCTTGACTCGCTGACGATGTTCAGCCTCTTCTTCGACGACGAGAAGGAGAACCGCACCTACCTGCTGAAGTTCTCGGACATCCTCAAGAAGAACGGGCTCACCTCGCTGCTGATCAACGAGCAGGGCGCGGTGTTCCCCGAGACCGAGATCGGGCTGGAGAACTTCCTCACCGACGGGAACATCTACTTCATCCAGACGCCGACGGACAACGGCGTCAACCGCTACGTCTGGGTCGCGAAGATGCGCAAACAGGACATCAACACCGACATCTTCCCGATGGAGATCGGCGAGGGGGGCATTACCGTCTACGAGCGCGCTGGTGGCTTCTCGATGATGGGTAACGAGGAGCGGCCGCAGTTCTAG
- a CDS encoding DUF424 domain-containing protein, producing MLLRERETERGLLVSVCDPDLVGETFEDGEISLTVEESFYAGEDAVEADADAVIEGLRRASVANLVGEESVGVAVEAGIIDEATVLEVGETRHAQLLQI from the coding sequence ATGCTCCTTCGCGAACGCGAGACCGAACGCGGGCTGCTCGTCTCCGTCTGTGACCCCGACCTCGTCGGGGAGACGTTCGAGGACGGGGAGATCTCGCTGACGGTCGAGGAGTCGTTCTACGCCGGCGAGGACGCCGTCGAGGCCGACGCCGACGCCGTGATCGAGGGGCTGCGCCGGGCCTCGGTCGCGAACCTCGTCGGCGAGGAGTCGGTCGGCGTCGCCGTCGAGGCCGGGATCATCGACGAGGCGACGGTGCTGGAGGTCGGGGAGACCCGGCACGCGCAGTTGTTGCAGATCTAG
- a CDS encoding amidohydrolase — MRAIRNGIVHTQTERGTIEGDVLIEDGKIVDVGYAVDVPAEAEEIDVDGAHVTPGLVDAHSHAGMAEWAEPEDSDFNEGTSATTPHVNALDGFHPRDEELKHAFQNGVTSVSSRMGSGNVIGGVIVSMKTYGDRADEMLIKEDGMKAAMGENPKRFHGEREGRQPSTRPGVAATLREQFTAAEDYLDRKEKTDEDEAFERDIGMENLSRVLTGDLPLRVHAHRADDIRTVFRIADEFGIDDLSIEHATEGHTMADEFVERDVPAVVGPSFSSASKYELRNITFETPGILHDAGVKVAIQTDAPILPQQHLDVCVGLAVREGFPAEAALDAVTTNAAEILGIEDRVGTLEPGTDADVAVWDGEFWRVDTRTQHVFVDGEHVFDRAADATDPREAYAW; from the coding sequence ATGCGAGCTATCCGCAACGGGATCGTCCACACCCAGACCGAGCGCGGGACGATCGAAGGCGACGTGCTGATCGAAGACGGGAAGATCGTCGACGTGGGGTACGCCGTCGACGTGCCTGCCGAAGCCGAGGAGATCGACGTCGACGGCGCCCACGTCACGCCCGGGCTCGTCGACGCCCACTCCCACGCCGGGATGGCCGAGTGGGCCGAGCCCGAGGACAGCGACTTCAACGAGGGCACGTCGGCGACGACGCCCCACGTGAACGCGCTCGACGGGTTCCACCCCCGCGACGAGGAGCTCAAACACGCGTTCCAGAACGGCGTCACCAGCGTCTCAAGCCGGATGGGGTCGGGCAACGTCATCGGCGGCGTGATCGTCTCGATGAAGACCTACGGCGACCGCGCCGACGAAATGCTGATCAAGGAGGACGGGATGAAGGCCGCGATGGGCGAGAACCCCAAGCGGTTCCACGGCGAGCGCGAGGGGCGCCAGCCCTCGACCCGGCCGGGCGTCGCCGCGACGCTCCGCGAGCAGTTCACCGCGGCCGAGGACTACCTCGACCGCAAGGAGAAAACCGACGAGGACGAGGCGTTCGAGCGCGACATCGGGATGGAGAACCTCTCGCGGGTCCTGACTGGGGATCTCCCGCTGCGGGTCCACGCCCACCGCGCCGACGATATCCGGACCGTGTTCCGGATCGCCGACGAGTTCGGCATCGACGACCTCTCGATCGAGCACGCGACCGAGGGGCACACGATGGCCGATGAGTTCGTCGAGCGCGACGTGCCCGCGGTGGTCGGCCCCTCGTTCTCCTCCGCCTCGAAGTACGAGCTCCGCAACATCACCTTCGAGACGCCGGGGATCCTCCACGACGCCGGCGTGAAGGTCGCGATCCAGACCGACGCGCCGATCCTGCCCCAGCAGCACCTCGACGTCTGTGTCGGGCTGGCCGTCCGCGAGGGGTTCCCGGCGGAGGCTGCACTCGACGCCGTGACCACCAACGCCGCGGAGATCCTCGGCATCGAGGACCGCGTCGGTACGCTCGAACCGGGCACCGACGCCGACGTGGCGGTGTGGGACGGCGAGTTCTGGCGCGTCGATACGCGCACCCAGCACGTGTTCGTCGACGGCGAGCACGTGTTCGACCGTGCGGCCGACGCGACGGATCCCCGCGAGGCGTACGCCTGGTAA
- a CDS encoding DHHA1 domain-containing protein gives MSDPVPAMAERAAVCADRLLAADSVVLASHIDADGLTSGAIAATGLERAGIPFETTFEKQLDADGIDRIAATDHEVALFTDFGSGQLDDIVTHQQAGEFDAVVADHHQPATGEDGEGPPEIDHHLNPLLFDIDGASELSGAGATYVLARAMEPEGVDNRDLAALAVIGAVGDMQDTDGGLIGANEGIVAEGVEAGAIEEVTDISLYGRQTRPLPKLLEYASELRIPGISGDEQGSIRFLSELDVDLKVDGDWRRWVDLSFEERQTVASALMKHAISRGVPPERVNGVTTTTYTLADEEVGTELRDVSEFSTVLNATARYERADVGLAVCLGYRDEALEEARRLLRTHRRNLSEGLEWVKTEGVEQEEHLQWFDAGSHIRETIVGIIAGMALGAAGIRRDQPIVAFAQESADELKVSARGSGFLVRDGLDLSVVMSEAAAAVDGGGGGHDVAAGATIPRENRDAFLTEADRIVGEQLGD, from the coding sequence ATGAGCGATCCCGTCCCCGCGATGGCCGAGCGCGCGGCCGTCTGCGCCGACCGACTGCTGGCTGCCGACTCCGTCGTGCTGGCCTCCCACATCGATGCCGACGGGCTCACTAGCGGGGCGATCGCCGCGACCGGGCTGGAGCGGGCCGGGATCCCCTTCGAGACCACCTTCGAGAAGCAGTTGGACGCCGACGGGATCGACCGGATCGCGGCGACAGACCACGAGGTCGCGCTGTTCACCGACTTCGGCAGCGGCCAACTCGACGACATCGTCACCCACCAGCAGGCGGGCGAGTTCGACGCCGTGGTCGCGGATCACCACCAGCCGGCGACCGGGGAGGACGGCGAGGGCCCCCCCGAGATCGACCACCACCTCAACCCCCTACTGTTCGACATCGACGGCGCGTCGGAGCTGTCTGGCGCCGGCGCGACGTACGTGCTCGCCCGCGCGATGGAGCCCGAGGGCGTCGACAACCGCGATCTCGCGGCGTTGGCCGTGATCGGCGCCGTGGGCGATATGCAGGACACCGACGGCGGCCTCATCGGCGCGAACGAGGGGATCGTCGCCGAGGGCGTCGAGGCGGGCGCGATCGAGGAAGTGACGGACATCTCGCTGTACGGTCGGCAGACACGGCCGCTGCCCAAACTCCTCGAGTACGCCAGCGAGCTCCGGATTCCGGGAATCTCCGGCGACGAGCAGGGGTCGATCCGCTTTCTCTCCGAGCTCGACGTGGATCTGAAAGTCGACGGCGACTGGCGGCGGTGGGTCGATCTCTCCTTCGAGGAGCGCCAGACCGTCGCGAGCGCGCTGATGAAACACGCCATCTCGCGTGGCGTGCCGCCCGAGCGCGTCAACGGCGTCACGACGACGACGTACACGCTCGCCGACGAGGAGGTCGGCACCGAACTCCGGGACGTGAGCGAGTTCTCGACGGTGCTGAACGCCACCGCGCGCTACGAGCGCGCGGACGTGGGGCTCGCGGTCTGTCTGGGCTACCGCGACGAAGCGCTGGAGGAAGCGCGCCGGCTGCTACGAACTCACCGCCGGAACCTCTCGGAGGGACTGGAGTGGGTGAAAACCGAGGGCGTCGAACAGGAAGAGCATCTCCAGTGGTTCGACGCGGGCAGCCACATCCGGGAGACGATCGTCGGCATCATCGCCGGGATGGCGCTGGGCGCGGCGGGGATCCGCCGGGATCAGCCGATCGTCGCCTTTGCCCAGGAGTCGGCGGACGAACTGAAAGTCTCGGCGCGGGGCAGCGGCTTCCTCGTCCGTGACGGGCTGGACCTCTCGGTCGTGATGTCCGAGGCGGCGGCGGCAGTCGACGGCGGCGGCGGCGGTCACGACGTGGCGGCGGGGGCGACGATCCCCCGAGAGAACCGGGACGCGTTCCTCACAGAGGCAGACCGGATCGTCGGCGAGCAGCTCGGCGACTAG
- a CDS encoding HalX domain-containing protein encodes MSEGVTESGARNRSDDAADVRVLIVEDEQDVAELYSSTVGAEGYDVDVANSIGDASSMVDERYDIALLDRRLPDGHGEDLLAEIRDRELDVRIGMVTAVEPDFDIVEMGFDLYVLKPLSQNDLLAAVERLETRSQYDDRLQRTASLASKRATLEAEKPREALEGSDEYQKLTARLDELDDELDRITDQLDTEDYRKLFEDIGA; translated from the coding sequence ATGAGTGAGGGGGTCACCGAGTCAGGGGCGCGGAATCGATCGGACGACGCGGCGGACGTGCGGGTGTTGATCGTCGAGGACGAGCAGGACGTGGCGGAGCTCTACTCCAGCACCGTCGGGGCCGAGGGGTACGACGTCGACGTCGCGAACAGCATCGGCGACGCGTCGTCGATGGTCGACGAGCGGTACGACATCGCGCTGCTCGACCGCCGGCTCCCCGACGGACACGGCGAGGACCTGCTCGCGGAGATCCGCGACCGGGAGCTCGACGTCCGGATCGGGATGGTGACCGCCGTCGAGCCCGACTTCGACATCGTGGAGATGGGGTTCGACCTCTACGTGCTCAAGCCGCTCTCCCAGAACGACCTGCTCGCCGCCGTCGAGCGCCTCGAAACCCGGAGCCAGTACGACGACCGGCTCCAACGCACCGCGTCGCTGGCCTCCAAGCGAGCGACCCTCGAAGCCGAGAAACCCCGCGAGGCGCTCGAAGGAAGCGATGAGTACCAGAAACTGACCGCACGGCTCGACGAGCTCGACGACGAGCTCGACCGGATCACCGACCAGCTCGACACCGAGGACTACCGCAAGCTGTTCGAGGACATCGGCGCCTAG
- a CDS encoding tetratricopeptide repeat protein, giving the protein MSDNPREDRDHQFSEGQGLPDEFEEFDIDPPELKVDPGEVDPVDTRVLADLLDERNIAKDEVDVDQLIDVGVSYTKINRFEEATETFDRAAQYAEDPHTEQEAWVNKGAAHAELEEYDEAIGAYKEAIDIDDDSEHAATAETNLAYALWEFGQSEEALRHAENAVEIDPRFAQAWYNRGFFMLERGLAEDAVDCFENAQRLGMSNAEVLEEKVRALEEVGREEEAEEVRQRAEEMREEAEQQMVEEF; this is encoded by the coding sequence ATGAGTGATAACCCCCGTGAGGACCGCGATCACCAGTTCTCGGAGGGTCAGGGACTCCCCGACGAGTTCGAGGAGTTCGACATCGACCCGCCCGAACTGAAAGTCGATCCCGGCGAGGTCGACCCCGTCGACACCCGCGTGCTCGCGGACCTGCTCGACGAGCGCAACATCGCGAAAGACGAGGTCGACGTCGACCAGCTCATCGACGTGGGCGTCTCCTACACGAAGATCAACCGCTTCGAGGAGGCGACCGAGACGTTCGATCGCGCCGCGCAGTACGCCGAGGACCCCCACACGGAGCAGGAGGCCTGGGTCAACAAGGGCGCCGCCCACGCCGAACTGGAGGAGTACGACGAGGCCATCGGCGCGTACAAGGAGGCGATCGACATCGACGACGACTCCGAGCACGCCGCCACCGCCGAGACGAACCTCGCCTACGCGCTCTGGGAGTTCGGCCAGAGCGAGGAGGCGCTGCGCCACGCCGAGAACGCGGTGGAGATCGACCCCCGCTTCGCGCAGGCGTGGTACAACCGCGGCTTCTTCATGCTCGAACGCGGGCTCGCCGAGGACGCCGTCGACTGCTTCGAGAACGCTCAGCGCCTCGGGATGAGCAACGCCGAGGTGCTGGAGGAGAAGGTCCGCGCGCTCGAGGAAGTGGGCCGCGAGGAGGAGGCCGAAGAGGTCCGCCAGCGCGCCGAGGAGATGCGCGAGGAGGCCGAGCAGCAGATGGTCGAAGAGTTCTGA